The region GATACTGGGTTTCTCCGATAAAACGAGTGATTTCGTCGAGATCCATGTTCATAAGCCGTGAATATGTCTCTTTTGGAAGCAGATTGCTCTTCATTGCACGTACACGCGCAGTGACATAAGCATAATTTGAGCCCCCGCTACTTGTTGAAGAGGAACTCTTATTCCGGAGTCTCTGGAAAAGCCTCATTTTGATATCACCCGAATAAGATATCTGAAATCTGTTTCAGGTTCTGCTCATACACGCTGTCAAGAATTCCTTCATAAGTATAGTCAAGCCTGATACTTCCATCCTCATTCTCTATAACAACGCCTCCAATACAATCGATGTTACCTGCATACTCTAAAGAGGACAGTTTTTTCACAATATCTTCTGATTCCTTATTGGAATAGATACGGCTACCTTTAGATTCATGACTTTCTATGATGTTCTTAAGAAGTGATTCCTGCTTATCCGCAGATAACCCTGCAATCTCATCGAATGCCCGGTTATAGGCCTTTTCAAGCACTTCTTTGCGCGCATTGAGCATTGTCCTTTTGACTTCGAGATTTGCACTGGATAATTCTTGCCTTTGCATACGCTGAATTTCATCTTCCGCTTTGGCAAGACGTTTCCCTTTGATTTCTTTGGCGGATTGCTTTGCATCCTCTAT is a window of Methanohalophilus mahii DSM 5219 DNA encoding:
- a CDS encoding V-type ATP synthase subunit E; the protein is MGLETVIKDVMDVAQATVSEINAEADAEASRIIEDAKQSAKEIKGKRLAKAEDEIQRMQRQELSSANLEVKRTMLNARKEVLEKAYNRAFDEIAGLSADKQESLLKNIIESHESKGSRIYSNKESEDIVKKLSSLEYAGNIDCIGGVVIENEDGSIRLDYTYEGILDSVYEQNLKQISDILFG